GCCCACCGACGTTTAAACATCAAAAAGGGAAACCAGTTGTATTACAACATGCTCTTGGCAAAGTAAGTGTAACTTTTGGCTAACTGactgaataaaataaatatgtactaaataaaaatatgctataatatattataattgctTTGTGTTTCAGAATATACCATATTTTGGAGAATATCAAAGACTTAGAGAACAGAAAATAGCTGAGATTAAACTTAACTCGAATCCACTCGATAAATCTGTCGAAATAACGAGACCTGCTCCAAAACCTATTGCGCCTGTACCAactataaaaaatgttattggtAAAGCTTTAAGTCATATCGGTACCTACAAGGACTTGAATAACAAAGAACAAGTGGTAGCGTTAATAGATGACGTAGGTTTTAatcgttttttaattatttcaagttttattcatttttatcattatatattaaGGGTAAACAATTCTATGCGTTAGGATATGTGCATAAACTGTGGAAAGTGTTATATGGCTTGTGCTGATTCTGGTTATCAAGCAATCAAATTTGATTCTAAAACTCACATTCCATTAGTAACAGATGATTGTACAGGCTGTACACTTTGTCTTTCAGTGTGTCCTATTATTGATTGTATTACGTAAGTTAGTTATTTATTAAGATAGAATTTTAGTTATGAAAAGcatataattgtttaatttatttttcagtatGGTACCTAAAACAATACCTCATGTTATTAAAAGAGGAATACCACTGAAAGGAACActtgaatttgaacatttttaaCTATAACAAGCACTTCAATAAGCGCTAATATTTGTTTCAGTGGTAACAACAAGTATATTctggtttttaatatttttatctagtACAAAAATTAACTTAATATAGTAACAGCTTGCTACAAATTATTTACACTATATTATTCAATTcactaaagattattaaaaatctgGATTATCAAACCATTGCATTATTTGTGGCAGTGAGAAGTTGTAATTATATTCATCACATTTGTTATTCATCAATCGATGTCTAAAATTTAATGATAACAaatcatattaaaaatattttgtacaaacaATTGAAGGAACTATGAGATATATTACCTTGTGTATTTTTTACAGTCTACAATAGGATAATCTGCCTGAAAGCATTGGGgtcttaaaacattaaaataggTTCTTCCAATATTAGTAGCAAAAATGTTATGAGCTTCTTTAAGACATTGATAAAATGCTCTATCACATTCACATGATGATCTGTACATAGAATATGTTTTTTAGTCCCTTTCAATTAATctaatgtaaattattaattaccttGTGAATATACCATTGTTTAAAAGTCCTTCTCGTTTTTCTCCTGCTGAAATATTCTCCAAACAAAGATCATGAGTTTTACAACAAGCATCTGTATTATCAAAAAATCCAAGATCTTCTCCATTTGGAGATACATTACCATCACCACACCAGTATGTTCCTAAAATTTACATTATCaacttatttatattaaaaaaatattaaataatattatatacctgGAAATATTGCcttaattttgaatttaaatgAGTTAAAAACATCACCAATTGTTGACTTTTTCTGTGTATTTTCATACTTGGGGAGCATATCAGATGCCAGTgcctttaaataatttttaatattcacaaTTTTCTTATGGATCGCTTGTTCAGAGTTTATTAGTATTTGAATTGACTTTTCCATTAAAGTAATATATGTTTCTTTTAATGTTATTGAATTAGAATCAGAATCAAGGGCCAAAGTGATTGTGgtacataataaaaatgtatagatTGTAAAAATCATGATATTTCTACTCATAGAACACGATTAGAAAATACGTGATGTAACAATTATCTTTCTATCATTTTATGTGACGTTCTTACTACGTAAACGGTAGTAGTTCAAGTTCTCCTCAATTGTATTGAATTTTACAGAGATAGTAACGCATCAGCAATTGGATTTTGATTAAAAAAGTACAGAAAGAAATGTTgctgttaaaaattaatttagcaAAGAGTAACTTCAAGATTACCTATCATTTTTTTAGACGACAGATTTTTTATCAAATGCTGTATCaacaataatgtataaaataatttactagTATTTATTAGTATAATCCACTTATGAGAAAACAGCAGATTTACTTAAAAATATCTatcttctattatttaaaatagatgCTGagatatcatatatattatagaatatatagatacgaatttttaaaaatcagttttattttataaaagaattgcacaaaacattatatatatatacacaaatcACAATAAGCACGACTATATTTAGCGTTTATGTTGTATCACTTAGCGATTCATTCGCATTCAATCCATTTTCTGTAATATCATCTGTGTCTAGAGTTTGTTTATCTTGCAAAGCACGTCGCTTTTGAAGCCTTGTGCATCGTGAACAACAGTGATTTTGTTTCGACCAACATGCACGATGATGAACAGCCGAGCACTGACGACAAGTGATAGAACTTGCATTCCATGGGTATATAATTTCATCATTACCACACAATTCGCATAAATGACCTCTGTACATTAACATTTAGCGGCTTAGTTATAAAATAACTTAGACAGAGTATCTTCGATCATTGAAGTTTACCTCGCTTTGCATAATTCACACTGTTCTGTGATGTGAGTATGCATAGTGTCATACACAGTACGAATTTCTTCTAAGAGTACTCCATTATTAAGATCAACGAGATCTTTAATCGAATAATTTCCCGAGTTTTCTATCATATGAGTGCGTATTCCAATTTTCCATGGTAATCCTTGTTTATTAGCTTCTGGACACAAAACTAAGTAACGCTTCATCATCTGCATTTCCTCCCGCATTctctgtttattatttatttttaattaataaaactctGCTTTTCTGATGAAAAGTCATAATCATTTAATTTACCTTCACTACAGAGAGATCTGGAActaaagtaaataattttgGATTTAATTCTTCAAGTAACAGAACAGAACGTTCTTCTAAAAGTGTTAAAAGCTGTGCAGCGGCACGGGAAACAAATCTTGGTTCCATGTCCCAATTTCTAATCACTCTTGCAGGAATTACCATTGCAGTATTCCAATGACATCTTTGACAATAATACAATCCACTATAGTCACAAAGACGGGGTTCAATCCATGCTGAttctatatttacaaataacgtattttaaaagaaatattaatacataaaaaaaatgttttcattTGTAACCCATATTTCCAAAAATTTCCCTTATGTATGTTACCTGTATTTTTAAATGGACTGCCAAAACAAGATAAAGATAGTCCTTTTGAGAAagcttgtaataaaaatatgatttatctaCATCACAACAATGTAGAATATCTCTTGTACATAGAAAGTTATTCTTTTCTAAAGTGAGTTTATTTTAATCTAATAATATACATCTTATAATGTGTTTATTAATGAATATACTTACTAAATGTTATTCGAACTTTGCATTCGGCACATCTGTATTTCTGACTTGATAAACCCTGTTCAGGACAAATATCTTTTGTGTAAGTATAACCACCAGCTTCACTAGCAACTACATGAACACACACTCTACATATATTATTTAGACATTTCCAATGGCAACAAAATTTGCAATCTATAACAATATAGTAAAAATTAAACATCATGGAAACACACAtttaaagataataaattatattttaacgaGTCTTACCACTACACATATACCATGATTGAAGCATGGTCCAAATAGCTCCACTGCAATGATCACAATATACAGGCCCAGAagtagttatataatatttttgtggTACTAAATGATGTCCTAAAATGACTTCTGTTTCAAGCAAATTTTCTTCTGATGTCTCTCTTAATTCTTGTACTCTTAAGCGTAATTCAATTAATCGTCTAACAAGCCATTTTCGTTCATCAGAACATTCTGCACTTTCTAAGACCATTTGCTTACACTTTTCTATCATATCTTTAAGATATTCTTCAGAAGTAGCCTGGaagtgaaatataattaaataaaacaaagaattattacaatatctgttatattatatttatataaattatttcatacctTAGATAATGAAAGTACAGTTTCCACTGATTTTAAACTAAAAGGTATAGCAGCTTTACTATCTGAACTATCATCTGCTTCTCCTGTCATATAATCAGATGACGAAGAAGGTGTTGATGGCACAGTATCAGAACTGTTAATTCTGGTTCTTGATTCATGATTAGAGTCgtatgatttatttatattattttttatatctacCATTTTCCATAGATACTGCAGTCAATTACAGGCTGGAAGTATTCTTGTAGCTACTTTTGTTGACTCTTATTAACTACACcattaaataaatactttaaatATCACATGTATGCTTATAGccaataataatattcattaatttctttatttgtgaATGACAGAAATTTTTAGATATTGGCATATcataattattaaaagatagtaatttataaatatgttataatagGCACCTACTTAAAAGCATAAAATGTTAAATGAAGCTATAAATTACATACCTAGCTTTTCTTAAAACTTGTAAGTGTAATGCTGGTAATACTTACTTGATATATCGTTTCATGTAAATTTCTGAACACTTtaaattatgtacattttaatatttaactaaatttttactTCTATGATACAgcattattatgttttaacgtatatacATACTACTTTCATGTTGTGGTACTTACATATAGGCAtgacaaatttgcaaactaCTGACATCTGTCAGCGCAAACGTCATATATTCGCTATTTATTATGAGAGTGTGTATTATACTTTTATCAACTTAAGCAATGATTACAATGATCGAATAATCGTTTTTTGTGATGTAATCGTATCAATTGATCGTTAGTATATGaatgataaaagaagaagagaataaattatacattataaccgtAATACAGATTATACGttgctttttatatatttttaaaatatcatatcatATTTAATGAAGATCATTTATGTACAAAAAATGTAGGTATATTGATAAatggaataaattatatataaaagatcAAAGTTTAATTACATTTTCGTTTCTAAAGTTTGCCTTAGATTAATGCCCGCCATGTCATCAtgaatgattttatttttaatcgaaagaCAGGCTTTGAACGATTACAGTGAGCTTACGTCGATTAGAATAAAATctacattataatatttttcatattccaTATCTCTTTTTACTTCAATTTGTTAGTAAAATTAAGCGTTTACATAATTATAGTActcatatattaaatatgtatatagctTGTACATACTTACTTTAAGTCGCAAGTATTTGATGCAGATACgcatataacgtatcacataacatataaatataaattacattactgtcgtaaaatataaaaattttgtaagtaACGTAACGATTAATTTGTCTCttaattcttatatttaaaatttgcacCAATGAGTTTCGCGCGTTTAATGCAAAGAACTGAATTCAGACATTTCCAATACGTTGATAGATGGCAGGAGTGCATCGCGATTTTTAAATCGATTCGCGGTTCTTCTGATCTCGGCGCGAAATTATGAAAAAAGGTTGTTCGGTCTCTTTGTCACAGAGAAGGATAGATATCGTTACTTTACGAAAGAGTAACAGCGAGAGCGAAAGAGTCCGTAGGACAAGGAAGAAATCGAGGCCCCGAATCTAAATAAATCGATCAGTAAATAGATCGAGCCTGCTTCCTACTGTTTTACGATTGGATAACAAGGGGAACAGGGGACGGGAGGTTGAGGAGAGAAGAGGCCGTGTATTTGTGGAGTTGAAGTCGGTAGCTACGATCGCCTTCTGGCAAACATTATCGTGACACCGTTTTGTGCGTGTTGAACAGTTGGCCGGGTTCGTTCGATCGGTTCTTCCGCCGTATCGACCGGTCCGGTTGTTGGCCGCGCGCTTCCGATCCATGAATCCAGTGATATAGTAATTTTCCTCGGTGTGTATTTAGCGTGCATCGTGATACAACGATTCTTCGGCGATTACTCGCGCAACTTACTGGCAAGTAACCATGAATCATTCTGTAAATTCGCGCACTAACTAAACTATATTCGTTTCGGCCGGTGCGCGGACACTTCCGTGTACATACTACGAATTCCTCTCGGTTGCCGCCGCGTTCCAAAcgctttcctttttattttttcttattttttaatcgcCGAAAAGCAAATTTGGGAAAGTAGATTTAATTCGAATCGTCGTCGATACTCGTAAATCGATCGGAAATTCAATTACCACGagtcttaaaaatattaatcgtttGTTTCCTGTCACTTTTTTATATCAGCGTTACGTAACGAGAATGAAATTTAGGAAAACTTTCGAATGCGAATTCTTTCCACCGTTGGTCCATATAAATCATTGTATGTCTTATTCAATGTGGTATCGTTTTCCTTAATTGGTACTTTTGAGAATGTCAATGTCAAAATTCTTATTAATTCACGTAAATTATTCTTTCTCAAACTTACTGTTCGTAATGGGAAGCTCTCTGCagatttttcgaaatttgaaTGCGCATAATTTTAGGCAACTCGGACACCTAGCACGGTCCGTGAAACAACTCTACAAAATTCACTCTCGTGTAATAACGAACTTTCACTTGTTTGCATTATAATCGATTAAATAGGCACGGAAATCGGTTTGGAGACTAATTTCTCCGAAGTTAATGACGTACTAGTTCAAATGCCGCAAACTGTTTCGGTTTAACGCTATTGTGAAAACGTGAATTTCAGATGTAGAACGACATGGCTATCAgcataaaattcacaaaatttgACAACACACCATGGGGATTTCGATTAGCGGGTGGAAGCGATTTCCCACAACCGCTGACTGTGATCAGAGTACGTactctatattatatatcagacattatctttttattatttaaatgtacCGATACGAATGTATTCAGACATATAGATAAGTTACAGTTTTTAGTTTAAATAGTCgatgaataattaataagaaactGATACACGTGTATTTTACCTAGATTACTGCGCAATAAACGTTCGTATAACCGAATGCACGACAGTATAATAGGTTGCATACTTGCAGGAGTATATGACGATACCGATGTTTTAGAAACATCGGTAAGGTAGAATAATTCTAAGGTAGAATTGGTAGAAATTCCTGCATTACCGACTCTGCGGTATTTCAAGTGAAAGTGCAACCGTaactgtaaatatatgtatatacatactgcATATTGAAACGCATTGATAATTATTCTCGAATCGTACGATTCTAACGAGTTTCGATCTTTACATATTTTTAGCAAAACATAGAttgaataaaaatggaaatcgatttagaaatatttcttagGTGACTGAGGGAAGCCTGGCAGAATGTATGGGTTTAAAAGTCGGCGATGTGGTAGTGAGATTAAACGACCAACCCATCAGTAGCTTGACCCACGGTCAGGCACACGAAGAACTAATGCGAGCAGGGAATAATTTTGTTCTGGGTGTACAGAGGTAAGTACTTACCTAAAAGGGGTACACAGAAGAGAATCCTATCGACTCCTCGAAGAGAGTAGTTCGATTTCTACCGAAAGTAGATCTACGAGCTAGCCATGAAAACAATTCGATATCAATGTCAACGACACGCTGTATCGTTACACTGAATTGACCCGCGTGGAGGGCAAGCTTAACTTGAACTACTTTTAACTGCAACTTTATTTCGAGTACCTCATGATTCATGACGAACATCCTTCGATGAACGCTACTGAAATTTACATTGCACGGCAATTTATCAGATGAATTATCGgtaatattttaacgaaaaaggaaaaagattgaaaaagatGGGAAAAACATATCGATGTCCCTGTATATTTCGTACGCATTATTATAACGCGTCGCAGCAAGAATATCCCAGCGTACGGGCAACGTGTGGTAACGAGAATTGCAACACTTATAAATAGGTGACCCAGAATGAAATCTGTTTATCATTGGTTGGCGATTTTATTGCTGGCATTTACACCGCGCACATTTGTTCCACGATCCCTCATTACCCTTTCGCGCGTGAACCGGCTCGCATTAAGCTTCAAAAAGCAGTTAAATTCGTTCCCCGTTCTAATTCCACTCACCTAGAAGATCGCTGTTCGCGGAACAGTGTACAGACCACGCGTGACAGATCGATCGAAACATTTCAATTCGAAACACTATTAATCAGGCGCGACTGTGTTACACAGAGAAGAAGATTCGCTGAAGGCTGTGGAGGCGTTGTCCGAAGAGAACATTGTACCCTATAAGATTCCGGTACGTATCTTAAAACAATGTCCATAAATTCGATGTtgcttgaatattttattcgattgaaagttcaaattttcTGCCTGTTCGATCGGCCTTCATAAACACGTTCGTTAGCTCGCAGATTTGCCACCTGTTTTCCCAGAGAAAATACTGAAAGAGGAAACTGTGATCGAGCGGCACGAGGAAATAACGTGCGAAGTAAAGCCGGGCGAAGAGGAGGTGAAGCCAGAAGTGGAACCACTGCCGGACAAGCCTAAGGACGCCAACAGCGAGATCGTACCGAATCAGAATCTTACGGACGACGAGATTGCGCAATTGATCCTCGAAGAAGAAGAACTTTTGACCGACAAAGGCGTTTTGGGGTATACGTTTGGTTATTTTACTTGTCCTGCTTCTCTTACAGTTAAAAACGGATAACGAAGAATTACGTTATCGGCAGGTTTCTAATAATGTACGCATTCCAGGGTGAACTTTAAGAAACTCAAGCCCCGCGTCACCGCTCTGAAACAATCGAAGGTGATCGAAGAACTTCAGAATATCGCCACAGCCGAACCACCTTTGGTCGAACAGTTGAGACGTACCTCGGTGTTTCTGCAAAAACCACAAAGACCGATACCAACGCCTCGTAAGAAACAGGAGGAACAAGAAGAGACAGAAGTCGAGTCGTACAAAGTGGTGATAAAGAAGCAGAAAAAGCGGAGCGTGACCGACCGACTGCTAGAGAAGGGTCTGCTGAAACCTGAGGACGCAAGTACTCCGGAACCACCTACTCCCGAGGTAAACatggaaaatattgaaatggaGACGAAAATCGAGGGAAACGATTCGTCGATCGTTTTGTCCATACCGCTCGATGATAGTTTATGCTCGCAACAAACGCTCGAACCAATCGTCGCGCGTTCCACGGTGTCGTCCTCTCCGTGTCTCGAACTTCCAATCGAGATTTGCCAGAGTCAGTCTTCTCTCGATATCGAACCTGAAACTTGTACGAACTTGGTATCGGATGTTACATCCCCGGTACAGTTATCGAAACGCAGAGAGAAGGTAGCGTTAGCACGACGTGCGCCGAACAAGTGCAAGTTGAAGAGCTTCTGTACGAGAGGGCATTACTTCCGAAGGTGTTTGTTCGGGAAGAAAAGCCACGGTGACGTTAAGAAAGCGATTAAAGTAAAGCCTTCGTTCAGGGGACGGTTCCAGGAAAGCGGCGCTGTGCGATCGAGCGGTCGCAGCATGGAGCAGCTTCAACAACTTCCACGTCGCTATAGCATCGAGAAATCTTCGAAATCCAGGATCAAAGGTCGTTACCTCGAGACATACTTGAAACGAGAGGATAATTGGATGAGGCGAATGATCGACGGATTGTTCGAGAAGACCGATAGCTTTTCCTCCAGCAAATTATTCGATAGGCTGTTATCAAACAGACGAATCTCGTTGAGAAAAACTCGTTACGCGGAGAAAATACTTGTTCGAAGCGGAAATTTTGTCACGGTTCGCCTTCGTTCCGATATTCTGAGATGTTTCAAACAAGGATATTCGACGGTCATCGGAAATTCTATAAAACCCAAGTCACAAATTGACAAACGTTTGTATTTTAAAGGTCATTACATTCGGCGCATTCTTTCGCGCAATCTTGTCCGTTTGATTAACTATGTCAAAGACGCAGCGTGTTTGAAGGATGTTGGCAGGAAAGACAGAAGGAGAAGCTCGACGACGATTAAAACGAAAGGTCGTTATTTAGAGACGTATCTGTTCGAAAACGTACTCTTCGATTTGCAGGATCTTCGCGATCGTTTCTCGGCACGCTCGACCGTTGTCTCGTCGAGGAAGAAATTTTTCGCTCGAACTCGTTACGTCGAACGTATCCTTAAAAACCACTTGGACGCTCTTGGTTTAATCGTAAACTACATTCGCTGCCAGGTTGTCCGAGGTATTTCCGATTCTTCCGTCGTTATTCCAGGCTGCTCGTCCTTGAACTCGCGCCAAACCGACGCGCCTGTGTCGTCCATGAAAGAAGACGACGTCCTCTCCAATTTGATCCGTTCCTCCAAAGACTTTATCTCGGCCGAGGTTTTTCACCGTGGCAGTAGACGACTCTCAAGATCATCCAGAGGTAGCATATCTGCCGGCTCTTCCAACATCTCCGATACTTTCGGAAGCTATCTCTTTAATTGGCTTCCTACGAAGTTGACCAGAGAATCGGCCGATCGAACGATTAACGATAAAAAGATGATTCAGGATAACGATCGTGACGGTCGTAGGCTATCTTTCGTGCCGACTATTCTTTACGAGGGTCTAACGAATCGTATAGACGTGGATTTCACTAGATTAGTGGCATATGCGTTTGTCCCTTGTACCTCGATCATTTTGCTGTACATGTACAAGTAATATTCGTATCGAGTAAACAGTCTAATCAACGTCTATTTAGATAAGGTACTAGATTCGAGACGGTACTATTAATGATTACGATTATGTTTAGATTTAAAACGACATCACTTGTTCTAGGACATCCCTAACAGACGCTAGATCATCATGGACCATCTGTAAAcgtataaaaaaatgaaaaagtgttCGTCGTTCGTAAAAGTGTGTGTTGTATCTTCTGTCCAATGTAACCGTAACCTTTCTCTCGTAACTAGAGATAGCCAATTATACTTGTTTCCAGGGCCGTGCAGCAGCCGGACAAAGAAAATTTATCCatcaactaaaaaaaaaaaaaaaaaaaatacacataAATTAAACTTGTCTTTTGTGGAAAAAATTGTGAAAGTACTTTGtctgttatacgttacatgttttatttaACCAGCTGACGAAAGAGACGTGGCGTATGTTTAAGGTAATGCAAGATAAAATGCACGGTCCTGCAAGTATATGTAACGTAGTATGTACTTAAAGAAGTTCAGTGATCGCGCTCGCACGTCGATCCATTGATATCTAGTCTAACGAGTGTACAGAAATCTCGCGTTATCATGCACGCGCAGATCGATGCATGTAATATCTACGTATAATTACCTCAATGTCAATGTACTCACGATGGATTGTCGAGAGAAAAGTACATTCGAAATAAAATGCGTATATCTGGATGCACCCAATGCTAAAATTCTCGATAATAATTCCCTTAATATCAAAATGGAGCAATTAGGACGCTGCGTTTCGCCCGGGATCACGATTCTCCCAAAAATCCTATTCTGTTTTCCAGAAACGATGACGAATGGATCGGAGGTGCATACGTAACTCGAGATTGAACGACGCGATTGAAAAAACCGATTCGCTTGTTAAGCGATAACAGGTAAATTAGCGTGACAACGCGACGCAGGTGGCAAAAGCGTTCCGTATGCACTTCGATCCCGTGTCTTTGCACGACAGACCGGACGAACGTTCACCGTTCACCATCCACGAGCCCTGTATACTCTGTACATAGTTTGTTGTCTGAATTCAGGCGACACCATCGGCCACTCCAGAGCCAAGCGGCTGTAGATCGGATCAAGAACGCGAGCTCGAGTCGCGTCCCGAATCGAAAGCCGAATCGAAAGCCGAATCGAAGCCGGAGGAAAGCGAAAACGAGCAGCAACCGGAAGAAACGATACCGTGCAACGAGGGGGACGCCGAGATCGCGAGCGTTCACGAGGAGGAAACGCAGCAGGAGCGAACGACACAGGGATCTATTCTGAGCGAGATCGAGAAAGAGATGGCGAACGTGGCAGCGAAGGTCGATAAAGAGAAGATCAAGGAACTTGTCAGTACGGAGATTAACCTGGAGAAACAGCTGGAGAACGTGCAACGACAGTTATTGGCGTTGAAGCAGCTACCGAGCGAGATCGAGAGTCACCTGAGAATCGTGTCGGAGCAACTGCAGAAGATCATGGAGCTGAGCGGTGTACAAAACGGCGCCACTGACAACAACGAGGGGCGACGAGGTATGCTCGCTCTCTAAGATTACATTTTCGAGCGAATAAGCCTCGATCGGTATCTCGTGCCAGCCTACGCACAcgcatattttcaaattttacgcgTTCGCGACTTTTGAAGCGCTGCCAAGCGTCAACTACGTCCGGCCTAACCGATGTTTCGTTGCGAAACCAACCAGACTGCCTTCGATTCGATTTGCCAGCCATTCGCGCTCCTTCCTCGCATAACTCGAAACTCTTTCGGCATAGTTATCGTTCCAGAGTTGCACGATGAAACGATGGGCTCGTTTATTTGATTTTTCAGAAGCGCAAGAAGAAGCGGAGGAGGTGAAAGAATCGGAAGAACGGCACGAGGAACACGAGGAACTGGAGGAAACGGAGGAACACGATGTGACCGAGTACACCGAAGATATTTCGTACTCGGCCTATTCCGATGAACACGTGCAAATCGTTCGAGCCAGCGAGGAGGACGACGAAGAGACCGAGACGCAGGAACTGGAAGGAACTCTGTCCGTAAAGAGCGAAGAAGGAAGCAGAGTGAAGAAATTTGTCGTTTCGTACGAGACGAAGGTTTTGAAATCGCCGAGCCCTGCACCTTCTTCTCATGGTAAATATTTGATAAACTCGTCGTCGCATCGATCGATAAAACGATCTTTACAAACTATTATCGTGAAAGAAAGATAACGGAAACACGGCGATGTGTATTATAGGCAGTTTCGAACCAGATCCGAATCTATCGGCAAAAGATCAAGTTATTCAGGAGTTGCAGGTATTCCAGAGAATGATACGGAATGTAAATTGAATGTGCAGTAACTGTTGTTCTTACACTGTGTCATCTAGCATATTCCAGCATCCTGTACTTTATCTTAATCGCATCGATGTATTGGAGAATTTCGTCGTTCTTCGACAAATATCAAAGAATGCATCTCTCTTTTTTGAGTTACcctagaaaaaagaaaaagaaaagaaaaaagaacctaaaaatttaataacttaaCGTGAGAAACACTAATTTGTTTCCCTAATTGTATCCTTATACCTCGTGAAGATGAAGTTATCTGTGCCATGTACATTCCATTGAACGTCTGAACGGGAAGCACGCGGATTCCTTCGTAACCCCGTGTCAAAAGCATTCCTGGATCGTGAAGAAACGATTAATTTAAATAGCTATGGATCGTGGAATGATGTTTTTCATACGTTTGCAGCAGAGAGTAAAGCAACGAGGGAGAAAACGTTCGCAAGATCTCTGGCCCCAGGCTAAGCAGGTCGAACTTACGCGCGGCCGCAGATGGAGGTGTCCGAATGATTTCTTCAACGACGAAATGATTGCCGAGGTTTTATCTTCCCAGGCGGAAGTGATTCGAGGCAGAGCTCTAGGGTAAGCTTAactttttatcaatttcatgTGAATTTGCATTCCTACGATAATGATTTAATAA
The Bombus terrestris chromosome 10, iyBomTerr1.2, whole genome shotgun sequence genome window above contains:
- the LOC100643491 gene encoding differentially expressed in FDCP 8 homolog isoform X2 — its product is MVDIKNNINKSYDSNHESRTRINSSDTVPSTPSSSSDYMTGEADDSSDSKAAIPFSLKSVETVLSLSKATSEEYLKDMIEKCKQMVLESAECSDERKWLVRRLIELRLRVQELRETSEENLLETEVILGHHLVPQKYYITTSGPVYCDHCSGAIWTMLQSWYMCSDCKFCCHWKCLNNICRVCVHVVASEAGGYTYTKDICPEQGLSSQKYRCAECKVRITFKSAWIEPRLCDYSGLYYCQRCHWNTAMVIPARVIRNWDMEPRFVSRAAAQLLTLLEERSVLLLEELNPKLFTLVPDLSVVKRMREEMQMMKRYLVLCPEANKQGLPWKIGIRTHMIENSGNYSIKDLVDLNNGVLLEEIRTVYDTMHTHITEQCELCKARGHLCELCGNDEIIYPWNASSITCRQCSAVHHRACWSKQNHCCSRCTRLQKRRALQDKQTLDTDDITENGLNANESLSDTT
- the LOC100643815 gene encoding phospholipase A2; the protein is MSRNIMIFTIYTFLLCTTITLALDSDSNSITLKETYITLMEKSIQILINSEQAIHKKIVNIKNYLKALASDMLPKYENTQKKSTIGDVFNSFKFKIKAIFPGTYWCGDGNVSPNGEDLGFFDNTDACCKTHDLCLENISAGEKREGLLNNGIFTRSSCECDRAFYQCLKEAHNIFATNIGRTYFNVLRPQCFQADYPIVDCKKYTRHRLMNNKCDEYNYNFSLPQIMQWFDNPDF
- the LOC100643491 gene encoding differentially expressed in FDCP 8 homolog isoform X1; its protein translation is MVDIKNNINKSYDSNHESRTRINSSDTVPSTPSSSSDYMTGEADDSSDSKAAIPFSLKSVETVLSLSKATSEEYLKDMIEKCKQMVLESAECSDERKWLVRRLIELRLRVQELRETSEENLLETEVILGHHLVPQKYYITTSGPVYCDHCSGAIWTMLQSWYMCSDCKFCCHWKCLNNICRVCVHVVASEAGGYTYTKDICPEQGLSSQKYRCAECKVRITFTFSKGLSLSCFGSPFKNTESAWIEPRLCDYSGLYYCQRCHWNTAMVIPARVIRNWDMEPRFVSRAAAQLLTLLEERSVLLLEELNPKLFTLVPDLSVVKRMREEMQMMKRYLVLCPEANKQGLPWKIGIRTHMIENSGNYSIKDLVDLNNGVLLEEIRTVYDTMHTHITEQCELCKARGHLCELCGNDEIIYPWNASSITCRQCSAVHHRACWSKQNHCCSRCTRLQKRRALQDKQTLDTDDITENGLNANESLSDTT